One genomic segment of Aulosira sp. FACHB-615 includes these proteins:
- a CDS encoding DNA-directed RNA polymerase subunit gamma has product MRAAQTNQFDYVKIGLASPERIRQWGERTLPNGQLVGEVTKPETINYRTLKPEMDGLFCERIFGPAKDWECHCGKYKRVRHRGIVCERCGVEVTESRVRRHRMGYIKLAAPVAHVWYLKGIPSYIAILLDMPLRDVEQIVYFNSYVVLSPGNAETLTYKQLLSEDQWLEIEDQIYSEDSTLQGVEVGIGAEALLRLLADINLEQEAESLREEISTAKGQKRAKLIKRLRVIDNFIATGSKPEWMVMTVIPVIPPDLRPMVQLDGGRFATSDLNDLYRRVINRNNRLARLQEILAPEIIVRNEKRMLQEAVDALIDNGRRGRTVVGANNRPLKSLSDIIEGKQGRFRQNLLGKRVDYSGRSVIVVGPKLNIHQCGLPREMAIELFQPFVINRLIRSGMVNNIKAAKKLISRSDPSVWDVLEEVIEGHPVMLNRAPTLHRLGIQAFEPILVEGRAIQLHPLVCPAFNADFDGDQMAVHVPLSLESQAEARLLMLASNNILSPATGKPIITPSQDMVLGAYYLTAENPHATKGAGKYFASLEDVIMAFEQQQVDLHAYIYVRFDGELESDQPDTEPLEVTNNDDGTRTLLYKFRRVREDSQGNLISQYIRTTPGRVIYNKAIQEALVS; this is encoded by the coding sequence ATGAGAGCAGCCCAAACTAATCAGTTTGACTACGTAAAAATCGGTTTGGCATCGCCAGAACGCATTCGGCAATGGGGCGAACGCACCCTACCCAATGGTCAATTAGTAGGTGAAGTCACCAAACCAGAAACGATTAACTACCGGACTTTAAAGCCAGAGATGGATGGCTTATTTTGTGAGCGCATCTTTGGCCCGGCAAAAGATTGGGAATGTCACTGTGGTAAGTACAAGAGAGTCCGCCACAGAGGAATTGTTTGTGAACGTTGTGGCGTAGAAGTTACCGAATCTAGGGTGCGCCGCCACCGCATGGGGTATATCAAACTGGCTGCACCTGTAGCTCACGTTTGGTATCTCAAAGGCATCCCCAGTTATATTGCCATCCTGTTGGATATGCCTTTGCGGGATGTAGAACAAATAGTGTATTTCAACTCTTATGTTGTTCTCAGCCCTGGTAATGCCGAAACTTTAACTTATAAGCAACTACTGAGTGAAGACCAGTGGTTGGAAATTGAAGACCAAATTTATAGCGAAGATTCTACCTTACAAGGGGTAGAGGTGGGCATTGGTGCGGAAGCACTGCTGCGCTTGTTAGCGGATATTAATTTAGAGCAAGAAGCAGAAAGCCTGCGGGAAGAAATTAGCACAGCTAAAGGTCAAAAACGCGCCAAGCTGATTAAGCGGCTGCGGGTAATTGATAACTTCATTGCGACTGGTTCTAAACCAGAGTGGATGGTGATGACCGTCATCCCCGTGATTCCGCCAGACTTGCGCCCAATGGTGCAACTTGATGGTGGACGGTTTGCAACCAGCGACTTGAATGATTTATACAGGCGTGTAATCAACCGCAACAACCGTCTGGCACGCCTACAGGAGATTTTGGCACCAGAAATTATTGTGCGGAACGAAAAGCGGATGCTGCAAGAAGCGGTAGACGCGCTGATTGATAACGGTCGTCGGGGTCGGACGGTAGTTGGTGCTAATAACAGACCACTAAAATCTTTATCTGACATTATTGAAGGTAAGCAAGGACGTTTCCGGCAAAACTTGTTGGGTAAACGGGTTGACTACTCTGGACGTTCGGTAATTGTGGTGGGGCCGAAACTGAATATTCACCAGTGCGGCTTACCCAGAGAAATGGCGATCGAGTTATTTCAACCGTTTGTAATTAACCGCTTAATTCGTAGCGGCATGGTGAATAACATTAAAGCGGCGAAAAAGCTGATTTCCCGTTCTGACCCAAGTGTTTGGGATGTGTTGGAAGAGGTGATCGAAGGACACCCAGTCATGCTCAACCGCGCACCGACACTACACCGTCTGGGGATTCAAGCTTTTGAACCAATTTTGGTGGAAGGGCGAGCCATTCAATTACATCCTTTGGTGTGTCCGGCGTTTAACGCTGACTTCGATGGCGACCAAATGGCGGTACACGTACCACTGTCTTTAGAAAGTCAGGCAGAAGCAAGGTTGTTGATGTTGGCTTCTAATAATATTTTGTCGCCAGCTACAGGTAAACCAATCATTACACCTAGCCAAGATATGGTTTTGGGGGCTTACTACCTGACCGCAGAAAATCCCCATGCTACCAAAGGTGCTGGTAAGTACTTTGCTTCCCTCGAAGATGTGATTATGGCCTTTGAGCAACAGCAAGTAGACTTACACGCCTATATCTACGTGCGGTTTGATGGTGAGCTTGAATCAGACCAACCTGATACAGAACCTTTGGAAGTGACAAATAACGATGACGGTACTCGGACGTTACTGTATAAGTTCCGCCGAGTTCGAGAAGACTCCCAAGGAAATTTGATTTCTCAGTACATACGCACAACACCTGGCCGCGTCATTTACAACAAGGCAATTCAGGAAGCACTAGTAAGTTAG
- a CDS encoding DNA-directed RNA polymerase subunit beta'', whose amino-acid sequence MTNEKKVFRNRVVDKGQLRNLISWAFTNYGTARTAVMADKLKDLGFRYATRAGVSISVDDLMVPPSKRSLLEAAEEEIRATEARYQRGEITEVERFQKVIDTWNGTSEALKDEVVVHFKKTNPLNSVYMMAFSGARGNISQVRQLVGMRGLMADPQGEIIDLPIKTNFREGLTVTEYIISSYGARKGLVDTALRTADSGYLTRRLVDVSQDVIIREFDCGTTRGIPIKAMTEGSKTLIPLATRLMGRVIGEDVVHPTTGEIIAPRNTPVSDDLAKDIQKAGVTQVVVRSPLTCEAARSVCQHCYGWSLAHAKMVDLGEAVGIIAAQSIGEPGTQLTMRTFHTGGVFTGEVAQQVRSKMAGTVKIPRKLRTRPYRTRHGEDALYVEANGILILEPKKEGSETPVNQEIQVTQGSTLYITDGQQVKQGQLLAEVAIGGRTTRANTEKAVKDVASDLAGEVKFADVVAEQKTDRQGNTTTTAARGGLIWILSGEVYNLPPGAELVVNNGDRIDTNGVLAETKLTSQHGGVVRLPEATPGKSTREIEIITASVVLDQAAVTVNSSQGRNNYLITTGNNQEFNLRATPGTKVQNGQVVAELIDDRYRTTTGGFLKFAGLEVQKKGKAKQGYEVVQGGTILWIPEETHEVNKDISLLLVEDGQFVEAGSEVVKDIFCQNSGVVEVTQKNDILREVVIKPGELLMVDDPEAVIGRDNTFVQPGEELLGQTVTELRYIQYVESPEGPALLSRPVVEFAVPNTPDVPSTTSVSQQTGRSIQLRAVQRLPYKDSERVKSVEGVELLRTQLVLEIEQEGEQDHNASPLAADIELIPDAEDSEIQRLQLVILESLVIRRDIVADATQGSTQTSLEVKDGDTIAPGAVVARTQILCKEGGIVRGVQKGTEAVRRCLVLRHSDMNTVTTAAQPKVKVGNLLVEGAEIAPGVFAEESGEVVEVKNAPPAAAGDESALSTHNYRVTIRSGRPYRVSPGAVLQIEDGDLVQRGDNLVLLVFERAKTGDIIQGLPRIEELLEARKPKEACILVRRGGEVKVVYGDGDEAIAVKIVESNGVVTDYPLGPGQNLIVPDGYHVTAGQPITDGPSNPHEILEIFFSLGSEDGVYACASHALQKVQTFLVNEVQLVYQSQGIDIADKHIEVIVRQMTNKVRIDDGGDTTMLPGELVELRQVEQVNEAMAITGGARAQYTPVLLGITKASLNTDSFISAASFQETTRVLTEAAIEGKSDWLRGLKENVIIGRLIPAGTGYNTYDEPGAIDDYSTLDTSSVLDEVDDPLDMVLDDRTARAYNLDAPSLTEGTYGSRRTGSILDEDDLIIDGVHEVHDLIPDDEEDEYEEVDEDDDFDM is encoded by the coding sequence ATGACTAACGAAAAAAAAGTTTTTCGCAATCGCGTAGTTGATAAAGGTCAACTGAGAAATTTGATTTCTTGGGCGTTTACCAACTACGGTACGGCGCGAACCGCAGTGATGGCGGACAAACTCAAAGATTTAGGGTTCCGCTACGCTACTAGGGCTGGGGTTTCCATCAGTGTGGATGATTTGATGGTACCACCAAGCAAGCGCAGTCTTTTGGAAGCCGCCGAAGAAGAAATTCGGGCGACAGAAGCTCGTTATCAACGGGGCGAAATCACAGAAGTAGAACGTTTCCAAAAAGTAATTGACACTTGGAACGGTACGAGTGAAGCTCTCAAAGATGAGGTGGTGGTTCACTTCAAGAAAACCAATCCCCTCAATTCTGTGTACATGATGGCGTTTTCGGGAGCGCGGGGTAATATTTCCCAAGTCCGTCAGTTGGTAGGGATGCGGGGACTGATGGCAGATCCCCAAGGGGAAATTATTGACTTACCAATTAAAACCAACTTCCGGGAAGGTTTAACTGTTACAGAATATATTATTTCGTCTTACGGTGCGCGGAAAGGCTTGGTAGATACGGCGCTGCGGACGGCTGACTCTGGGTATTTGACTCGCCGTCTTGTGGACGTGTCTCAGGATGTGATTATTCGGGAATTTGATTGTGGTACTACCAGAGGTATTCCGATCAAAGCTATGACTGAAGGTAGCAAAACCTTGATTCCTCTGGCGACTCGCTTGATGGGAAGGGTAATTGGCGAAGATGTTGTACATCCAACCACTGGCGAAATTATCGCACCCCGGAATACTCCAGTTTCTGATGACTTGGCGAAAGACATTCAAAAAGCTGGGGTAACACAAGTGGTGGTGCGATCGCCTCTTACCTGTGAAGCCGCCCGTTCTGTATGTCAACATTGCTACGGCTGGAGTTTGGCGCACGCCAAAATGGTAGACCTGGGCGAAGCTGTGGGCATCATTGCGGCGCAAAGTATCGGTGAACCCGGTACTCAGCTGACCATGCGGACATTCCACACCGGGGGGGTATTCACTGGGGAAGTTGCTCAACAAGTACGCTCCAAAATGGCTGGGACAGTCAAGATTCCTCGCAAGTTGCGGACAAGACCCTACCGTACACGCCACGGTGAAGATGCTTTGTATGTGGAAGCAAACGGCATCTTAATTTTAGAACCCAAAAAAGAAGGTAGCGAAACCCCTGTTAACCAAGAAATTCAAGTTACCCAAGGTTCCACACTATACATCACCGATGGTCAACAGGTAAAACAAGGTCAGTTATTGGCAGAAGTCGCCATTGGGGGACGGACAACTCGCGCCAACACTGAAAAAGCGGTGAAAGATGTGGCCTCGGACTTGGCTGGGGAAGTGAAATTTGCCGATGTGGTAGCGGAACAAAAAACCGACCGTCAAGGTAACACCACAACCACAGCCGCTAGAGGTGGTTTGATTTGGATTTTATCTGGGGAAGTTTATAACTTGCCTCCTGGTGCAGAATTGGTCGTGAATAATGGCGATCGCATCGATACCAACGGTGTGTTAGCGGAAACCAAACTCACCAGTCAGCATGGTGGTGTAGTGCGTTTACCCGAAGCTACCCCCGGCAAGAGTACCAGAGAAATTGAAATCATCACCGCTTCGGTAGTTCTAGACCAAGCCGCCGTTACTGTTAACAGTTCTCAAGGACGCAACAACTACTTAATTACCACTGGAAACAACCAGGAATTTAACCTGCGGGCTACCCCAGGCACAAAAGTGCAGAATGGTCAAGTAGTTGCAGAATTAATTGATGACCGCTATCGCACAACCACTGGTGGCTTTTTGAAATTCGCTGGGCTAGAAGTCCAGAAGAAAGGCAAAGCCAAACAAGGTTATGAAGTCGTACAAGGCGGTACAATCCTGTGGATTCCCGAAGAAACCCACGAAGTTAACAAAGATATCTCGCTGCTGTTGGTAGAAGATGGTCAGTTTGTCGAAGCCGGTTCTGAGGTCGTCAAAGATATCTTCTGTCAAAACAGTGGTGTTGTAGAAGTCACCCAGAAAAACGACATTCTGCGGGAAGTGGTAATTAAACCCGGCGAACTGCTGATGGTGGATGATCCAGAAGCGGTGATTGGGCGAGATAACACCTTTGTCCAACCAGGGGAAGAACTATTGGGACAAACCGTTACCGAGTTGCGTTACATCCAGTATGTCGAATCTCCCGAAGGCCCAGCATTGTTAAGCCGTCCTGTAGTGGAATTTGCTGTACCTAATACCCCAGATGTACCTTCAACAACATCTGTAAGTCAGCAAACCGGACGTTCCATTCAATTACGTGCCGTACAACGCCTACCTTACAAAGATTCTGAGCGGGTCAAATCTGTGGAAGGTGTGGAACTACTGCGGACTCAGTTAGTGTTGGAAATTGAGCAAGAAGGCGAACAAGACCACAATGCTTCACCCTTAGCAGCCGATATTGAATTGATTCCTGATGCTGAAGATTCAGAAATCCAACGCTTGCAGTTAGTGATTTTGGAATCATTAGTAATTCGCCGTGACATTGTAGCTGATGCTACCCAAGGTAGTACCCAAACTAGTTTGGAAGTCAAAGACGGCGACACGATCGCCCCTGGGGCTGTAGTTGCACGTACCCAAATCTTGTGTAAAGAAGGCGGGATTGTGCGCGGTGTCCAAAAAGGCACAGAAGCAGTACGCCGTTGCTTAGTATTGCGTCACAGCGATATGAACACCGTGACAACGGCTGCACAACCGAAAGTGAAAGTCGGTAATTTGCTGGTAGAAGGTGCAGAAATCGCCCCCGGTGTATTTGCGGAAGAATCTGGGGAAGTTGTAGAGGTGAAGAATGCGCCTCCCGCAGCTGCTGGTGATGAATCAGCCCTCAGTACCCATAATTATCGGGTGACGATTCGCTCTGGTCGTCCTTACCGAGTCAGTCCTGGCGCGGTGTTGCAAATAGAAGATGGCGATTTGGTACAGCGCGGCGATAACTTAGTGCTGTTGGTCTTTGAACGCGCTAAAACCGGAGACATCATTCAAGGTTTACCACGGATTGAAGAACTTCTGGAAGCTCGGAAACCAAAAGAAGCATGTATTTTGGTACGCCGTGGTGGAGAAGTCAAGGTGGTTTATGGTGATGGCGATGAAGCGATCGCAGTGAAAATTGTCGAATCCAATGGTGTAGTCACCGACTATCCCCTTGGCCCTGGACAAAACCTGATTGTTCCTGATGGTTATCACGTCACCGCCGGACAACCAATCACCGATGGCCCATCTAACCCCCACGAAATTCTGGAAATCTTCTTCAGCTTGGGTTCTGAGGATGGAGTCTACGCTTGCGCCAGCCATGCACTACAGAAAGTGCAAACATTCTTGGTGAACGAAGTGCAGTTAGTGTATCAGTCCCAAGGGATTGATATTGCCGACAAACACATTGAAGTAATTGTCCGCCAGATGACCAACAAAGTGCGGATTGATGATGGTGGTGATACTACCATGCTTCCTGGTGAGTTGGTGGAACTGCGCCAAGTTGAACAAGTCAACGAAGCAATGGCCATTACTGGTGGTGCAAGAGCGCAATATACACCAGTATTGTTAGGTATTACCAAAGCATCCTTGAATACAGACAGCTTTATCTCGGCTGCATCCTTCCAAGAAACAACTAGGGTATTGACGGAAGCAGCAATTGAAGGTAAATCTGACTGGCTGCGGGGTCTGAAAGAGAACGTAATTATCGGACGCTTGATTCCGGCGGGTACTGGTTACAATACCTATGATGAACCTGGTGCGATCGATGATTACTCAACTTTGGATACTTCCAGTGTCTTGGATGAAGTTGATGATCCTCTGGATATGGTGTTAGACGATCGCACTGCCCGCGCCTACAATTTAGATGCGCCTTCCCTGACTGAAGGTACTTATGGTAGCCGACGCACAGGATCAATTTTGGATGAAGATGATTTAATTATCGATGGAGTTCATGAAGTCCACGACCTCATACCTGATGACGAAGAGGATGAATACGAGGAAGTTGACGAAGATGATGATTTCGATATGTAA
- a CDS encoding GIY-YIG nuclease family protein — MTNEINNPSLANLEYFPYIDAEGKLPEIFQGKIGVYAIFNHDQLLQFVGYSRDVYSSLQQHLVRQPEQCYWVKVQTIERPSRTVLENIENAWIAENGTIPPGNGENKEKWTQPINVKNLMTAEEQASYHNPANDELAQIKVVKNVARRVEAEIFKVLESRGLQLQLRFNPKLKEEGLLDLKS, encoded by the coding sequence ATGACTAACGAAATAAATAATCCGTCTTTAGCAAATCTAGAATATTTTCCTTACATTGATGCAGAGGGAAAACTCCCGGAAATATTTCAAGGAAAAATAGGTGTGTATGCAATTTTTAATCATGATCAATTGCTCCAGTTTGTCGGATATTCTCGTGATGTTTATTCTAGTTTGCAACAACATTTAGTGCGTCAACCAGAACAATGTTATTGGGTGAAAGTACAAACTATTGAACGTCCTAGTCGGACAGTTTTAGAAAATATTGAAAATGCTTGGATTGCTGAAAATGGCACAATACCTCCAGGTAATGGTGAAAATAAAGAAAAATGGACACAACCAATTAACGTCAAAAATTTGATGACAGCAGAAGAACAAGCAAGTTATCACAATCCTGCTAATGATGAGTTAGCACAAATCAAAGTTGTCAAAAATGTGGCACGAAGGGTAGAAGCGGAAATTTTCAAAGTTTTAGAATCTCGTGGGTTGCAATTACAACTGCGGTTTAATCCTAAATTGAAGGAAGAAGGATTACTCGATTTGAAGTCTTGA
- a CDS encoding CHAT domain-containing tetratricopeptide repeat protein, whose product MTKRIKRHQKPRRFLVAFTSHLSLLLVSITMFAESGVAARDYAPNITLQAQIDSSVVNNSSAEQIFQEGEELLKLGTATSFKQAIAKFETALKLWQQTGNIKQQATTLNELGFIYNALGDKQQALIFFNQSLSLTQQIRDIAGQAVTLNNIGGVYDALGDKKKALDCYNQSLSLSEQLGDLIWQAITLNNIGSVYNALGEKQQALKYYNQSLPISRKMGDKAQEAITLNNIGGVYDALGDKQQALTYYSKSLLLSQQVNDKNGQATTLNNIGGVYDALGDKHQALMYYNQSMSLRRQISDPTGEAITLNNIAGIYDALGDKQQALNYYNQSLNLSRKVEDKTGQAVTLNNIGRVYDSLADKQQALKYYNQSLPLRREVGDKTGEATTLNNIGGVYDALGDKQKALEFYNQSLNLSRKVEDKAGEATTLNNLGGIYSALGDKQQALKYYNQSLPLRRQIGDKTGEAVTLNNIGRVYDLLGDKQQALKHYNQSMPLRRQVGDRTGEAVTLNNIGRVYDSLGERQEALQYYNQSLFLSRQVRDKAGEATTLNNIGGVYTVLGDTQQALAYYNQSLPLRRQMKDKAGEAITLYNIAYLERNRDNLKESLVKVEAAIKIIENLRTKITNEQLRTSYFASQQTIYEFANDLLMQLHKKYPQQGYDALALQNSEKYRSRSLLELLTEANADIRQGVEPKLLEAEQNLQQRLNATEKLRLELYNSGQYTPEQAQALENELTSLLKEYQEVQAKIRFTSPKYAALTQPQPLSLKEIQQQVLDDETLLLEYALGEERSYLWAVSKNSISSYELPKRSEIEKVVKQFNYLLKIRYYNLTANIKIDASSGLGAFSSYEVLEKLNQMLLEPVAEKIKNKRLVIVGDGALQYLPFSALAQPGTSGKNIRPLLESNEVLYIPSASTLAVIRREHKERKTPPKTLAVIADAVFSYDDERLTRILHKPIPKPNIPFINPNFSFERLSFTRQEAEGILALVPKSLTLQALDFAANRNFVTSSQLSEYRIIHFATHGILDTKNPSLSGVVLSLFDEKGMLQNGFLRLQDIFNLKLPADLIVLSACETGISQQIKGEGLVGLARGFMYAGSPRVLVSLWNVDDEATSQLMKAFYTKVLKQELTPAAALREARLELWRDENYSAPYYWAGFTLQGEWR is encoded by the coding sequence ATGACTAAGAGAATCAAACGTCACCAGAAACCAAGAAGATTTTTAGTAGCGTTTACTAGCCACCTTTCCCTTCTCTTAGTCAGCATTACAATGTTTGCTGAATCAGGTGTAGCTGCTAGAGATTATGCCCCCAATATTACCCTACAAGCACAAATAGATTCATCAGTAGTTAATAATTCTAGCGCCGAGCAAATATTTCAAGAAGGAGAAGAGCTACTCAAGCTAGGAACAGCAACATCTTTCAAGCAAGCGATCGCTAAATTTGAAACCGCCTTAAAACTTTGGCAACAAACTGGAAATATCAAACAACAAGCCACCACACTTAACGAGCTTGGTTTTATTTATAATGCTTTAGGCGATAAACAGCAAGCCTTAATATTTTTTAACCAGTCCTTATCTTTGACACAACAAATTAGAGATATAGCCGGTCAAGCAGTTACTCTTAATAATATTGGTGGTGTTTATGATGCCTTGGGAGACAAAAAAAAAGCATTGGATTGCTATAACCAATCTCTCTCTTTATCAGAACAACTAGGAGATTTAATCTGGCAAGCAATCACTCTCAATAACATCGGTAGTGTCTACAACGCCTTGGGAGAAAAACAGCAAGCACTAAAATACTACAATCAATCCCTACCCATTTCACGCAAAATGGGCGATAAAGCTCAAGAAGCAATCACCCTTAATAACATTGGTGGTGTTTATGATGCTTTGGGAGACAAACAGCAAGCTTTGACATACTACAGCAAATCTCTACTTTTATCACAACAAGTCAACGATAAAAACGGTCAAGCAACAACTCTGAATAACATTGGCGGTGTCTACGATGCTTTAGGAGATAAACACCAGGCATTAATGTACTACAACCAATCTATGTCCTTAAGACGGCAAATTTCAGATCCAACAGGCGAGGCAATCACTCTCAACAATATCGCTGGGATTTATGATGCGTTAGGAGACAAACAGCAAGCACTCAACTATTACAATCAGTCCCTCAACTTATCTAGAAAAGTCGAAGATAAAACCGGACAAGCAGTCACTCTTAATAATATTGGCCGTGTCTACGATTCCTTAGCAGACAAACAGCAAGCACTCAAATACTACAATCAATCTTTGCCCTTAAGACGAGAAGTTGGAGATAAAACAGGCGAAGCTACTACTCTCAACAATATTGGTGGTGTCTACGACGCTTTAGGAGACAAACAAAAGGCTCTAGAATTTTATAACCAATCCCTAAATTTATCACGAAAAGTAGAGGATAAAGCCGGGGAAGCTACAACCCTAAATAACCTTGGCGGTATTTATTCTGCTTTGGGAGATAAACAACAAGCTTTAAAATACTACAATCAATCTTTGCCTTTAAGGCGGCAAATTGGCGATAAAACAGGCGAAGCTGTTACCCTGAATAATATCGGCCGTGTCTACGACTTATTAGGAGACAAACAACAAGCACTCAAACACTACAATCAATCTATGCCTTTAAGACGGCAAGTCGGGGATAGAACAGGCGAAGCTGTTACCTTGAATAATATCGGCCGTGTTTATGACTCATTAGGCGAAAGACAAGAAGCACTTCAATATTACAACCAATCTTTATTTTTATCACGGCAAGTCAGAGACAAAGCCGGAGAAGCAACAACCCTAAATAACATTGGTGGTGTTTACACTGTTCTGGGAGACACACAACAAGCCTTAGCATATTACAACCAGTCACTCCCCCTCAGACGGCAAATGAAAGATAAAGCCGGGGAAGCCATCACTCTCTATAACATTGCTTATTTAGAACGTAACAGGGACAACCTCAAAGAATCTCTAGTTAAAGTTGAAGCAGCTATTAAAATTATCGAAAATCTCCGGACTAAAATTACCAACGAACAACTACGTACATCTTATTTTGCTTCCCAACAAACTATTTACGAGTTTGCCAATGACTTATTAATGCAGTTGCACAAAAAATATCCCCAGCAAGGCTACGATGCTTTAGCATTACAAAACAGTGAAAAATATCGTTCTCGCAGTTTGTTGGAACTACTCACAGAAGCTAATGCTGATATTCGCCAAGGTGTAGAACCTAAATTACTAGAAGCAGAACAAAACTTGCAACAACGACTAAATGCAACAGAGAAACTGCGTTTAGAACTCTACAACAGTGGTCAATACACCCCAGAACAAGCCCAAGCCTTAGAAAACGAATTAACCTCACTTCTCAAAGAATATCAAGAAGTCCAAGCCAAAATCAGATTTACCAGTCCCAAATATGCTGCACTCACTCAACCCCAACCCCTCTCTCTTAAAGAAATTCAACAGCAAGTACTAGATGACGAAACGCTGTTATTAGAATACGCCCTGGGTGAAGAACGCAGTTATTTATGGGCAGTTAGTAAAAATAGTATTAGTAGTTATGAATTACCTAAACGCTCAGAGATTGAAAAAGTTGTTAAGCAATTTAACTATTTATTGAAAATACGTTACTACAACCTGACAGCCAACATCAAAATAGATGCAAGTTCTGGTTTAGGTGCTTTTAGTAGTTACGAAGTACTCGAAAAACTCAATCAAATGTTGTTAGAACCAGTCGCCGAAAAAATCAAAAACAAGCGCCTGGTAATAGTTGGTGATGGTGCATTACAATATCTGCCATTTTCGGCCTTAGCTCAACCCGGAACATCCGGTAAAAACATCAGACCTCTGCTAGAAAGTAACGAAGTTCTTTATATACCATCCGCTTCTACTTTAGCCGTCATTAGGCGCGAACACAAAGAACGCAAAACACCCCCCAAAACCCTAGCCGTGATTGCAGATGCTGTATTTAGCTATGATGATGAACGCCTGACTAGAATTCTCCATAAACCCATACCCAAGCCAAACATTCCCTTCATCAACCCTAATTTTTCTTTTGAGCGTTTATCTTTCACTCGCCAAGAAGCCGAGGGAATTTTAGCTTTAGTGCCAAAATCTCTGACTCTGCAAGCATTAGACTTTGCTGCTAACCGAAATTTTGTCACTAGTTCTCAACTGAGTGAATACCGCATCATTCATTTTGCTACCCACGGCATTTTAGATACCAAAAATCCGTCCTTATCTGGTGTAGTACTGTCACTATTTGACGAAAAAGGGATGTTGCAAAATGGCTTTTTGCGACTGCAAGATATTTTTAATCTCAAACTACCCGCAGATTTGATTGTCCTTAGTGCTTGCGAAACTGGTATAAGCCAACAAATCAAAGGCGAAGGATTAGTTGGATTAGCCAGAGGATTTATGTACGCTGGTAGTCCGCGTGTGTTAGTCAGTTTATGGAATGTGGATGATGAAGCAACATCCCAATTGATGAAAGCATTTTATACCAAAGTTCTCAAACAAGAATTAACCCCGGCGGCGGCACTGCGAGAAGCAAGGTTAGAACTGTGGCGAGATGAAAACTATTCTGCACCTTATTACTGGGCTGGTTTTACCTTACAAGGTGAGTGGAGATAA
- a CDS encoding XisI protein, translated as MAVEQYRQYIEHLLSERQQRAAIQQKLTAEEYEVQTIFDERQDHYQLLYVGWRGNQRDFGCILHLDIKDGKIWIQHDGTEEGIANRLVEMGVPKQDIILAFHEPYIRQFTEFGTT; from the coding sequence ATGGCTGTAGAACAATATCGCCAATACATCGAACATCTTCTTTCTGAAAGACAACAACGAGCCGCAATTCAACAAAAATTGACGGCCGAAGAGTATGAAGTGCAAACAATTTTTGACGAACGGCAAGACCATTATCAATTACTGTATGTTGGTTGGCGAGGTAATCAACGCGATTTTGGCTGTATTTTACATCTTGATATTAAAGATGGCAAAATTTGGATTCAACATGATGGCACTGAAGAAGGAATTGCCAATCGATTGGTAGAAATGGGAGTACCAAAGCAAGATATTATTTTGGCTTTTCATGAGCCATACATTCGTCAGTTTACTGAGTTTGGTACAACTTAA
- a CDS encoding XisH family protein codes for MAKDRFHYIVRNALEKDGWKITADPYEINVDDVDFEIDLAAEQLLAAEQEGRKIAVEIKSFLSPSNVSDFHTALGQFLNYRDALDQIEPERQLYLAVRLPIYESFFQRRFIAVSVKKYQLRLIIYDVQAEVISQWL; via the coding sequence ATGGCAAAAGATAGATTTCATTATATTGTCAGAAACGCTTTAGAAAAAGACGGTTGGAAGATTACTGCTGACCCTTATGAAATTAATGTAGATGATGTAGATTTTGAGATTGATTTAGCAGCAGAACAGCTTTTAGCAGCAGAACAAGAGGGCAGAAAAATAGCAGTGGAGATTAAAAGTTTTCTGAGTCCCTCGAATGTCTCTGATTTTCATACTGCGTTGGGGCAGTTTTTAAACTATCGAGATGCTTTAGATCAAATTGAACCAGAACGCCAACTATATTTGGCAGTTCGTTTACCAATTTATGAAAGTTTTTTTCAACGAAGGTTTATTGCTGTATCTGTTAAAAAATATCAGTTACGACTGATTATTTATGATGTACAAGCTGAGGTGATTTCTCAATGGCTGTAG